The Microcoleus sp. FACHB-672 genome has a window encoding:
- a CDS encoding cytochrome P450, which translates to MKLPNIVDTPPFLQLVQWITDPLGYMDANVERYGDIFTARLGKSKSVVFASHPQAIQEIFTADPQQFDTGRVNQTIRPLVGDQSVFLIDRERHRRERQLLMPPFHGERMRTYNQLIRNITEQITSRWSVGQTFSAREVMQEITLRVILHAVFGLDEGERSRQLQHRLAQLMDMTSSPLRSSMLFFTFLQQDLGAWSPWGQFLRRQEQMNELLYAEIRERRENLDPSRTDVLTLLLLARDEAGEGMSDLELRDELITLLAAGHETTATALAWALYWVHRHPQVRERLVEELDSIRDNPDPTAFFRLPYLSAVCQETLRIYPVAVITFARVLNTPFQLMGYELEPETQLAGCIYLTHQRPELYPEPKQFKPERFLNRQFSPYEYLPFGGGNRRCLGLALAQFEMKLVLATVLSQWQLALVDSQPVKPARRGLTLAPVGGVQMTVTGQRLRQERTPQMSGSGV; encoded by the coding sequence ATGAAACTGCCCAATATTGTTGATACCCCTCCCTTCCTACAACTGGTGCAGTGGATTACTGACCCTTTAGGATATATGGACGCCAATGTCGAGCGCTATGGGGACATCTTTACGGCAAGGCTTGGCAAGTCTAAATCAGTCGTGTTCGCCAGCCACCCACAGGCGATCCAAGAAATTTTTACTGCCGATCCTCAGCAGTTTGATACGGGTCGCGTTAATCAGACTATACGCCCTTTGGTGGGAGATCAGTCTGTATTTTTGATAGATCGTGAACGTCATCGGCGAGAACGCCAGCTGTTAATGCCGCCCTTTCATGGGGAACGGATGCGAACCTACAATCAGCTCATTCGCAATATCACAGAGCAAATAACCAGCCGGTGGAGTGTTGGGCAAACGTTTTCAGCCCGTGAAGTGATGCAAGAGATTACCCTGCGGGTGATATTGCACGCAGTATTTGGTTTGGATGAGGGGGAACGCAGCCGGCAACTGCAACATCGGTTGGCACAACTCATGGATATGACCAGCTCTCCCCTGCGCTCTAGTATGCTGTTCTTTACGTTCCTACAACAAGATTTAGGCGCTTGGAGTCCATGGGGACAATTCTTACGCCGGCAGGAACAGATGAATGAACTTTTATATGCGGAAATTCGGGAACGCCGGGAAAACTTAGATCCTTCCCGTACAGATGTGCTGACGCTGCTGCTGCTGGCGCGTGATGAAGCCGGCGAGGGAATGAGTGATTTGGAATTGCGTGATGAACTAATCACGCTGCTCGCTGCCGGCCACGAAACCACCGCAACCGCCTTAGCTTGGGCGTTGTACTGGGTTCACCGGCACCCCCAGGTGCGAGAAAGGCTGGTAGAAGAATTAGACAGTATCCGTGACAACCCAGATCCCACAGCCTTTTTCCGTCTGCCTTATCTCTCTGCAGTATGTCAGGAAACACTGCGAATTTATCCAGTCGCAGTGATCACATTCGCTCGCGTTCTCAACACTCCCTTCCAACTGATGGGTTACGAGTTAGAACCAGAGACACAACTGGCCGGCTGTATCTATTTAACCCACCAACGACCCGAATTATATCCAGAACCGAAGCAGTTTAAGCCAGAACGCTTTTTAAACCGGCAATTTTCGCCTTACGAATATTTACCTTTTGGAGGAGGCAACCGGCGCTGTTTGGGGCTAGCTTTGGCACAGTTTGAAATGAAGTTGGTACTAGCAACTGTATTGTCTCAGTGGCAGTTGGCGCTGGTAGACAGCCAGCCGGTGAAACCTGCACGCCGGGGTTTGACTTTAGCGCCTGTCGGGGGTGTGCAGATGACTGTCACGGGTCAACGTTTGCGTCAGGAACGCACTCCCCAAATGAGCGGCAGTGGCGTTTAA
- a CDS encoding S-layer homology domain-containing protein produces MKQSSFALLSRIIIVAAGLTLATSAPPGFSATTAKTGQTPAKPAPQQPSEIEKPALLSQWQESWDTAVIMAPMITNQEATGFTIQLQVLNKPATTYANAVYQLFVRQNDRWLPVYTSTGARLLANEAGSVALEPEVIPITQLAKVLGNDANMGNLALKAVVQLRYDLQSGAKEQQLQLETTQSYGLTKLATTAQQGNTGTPTTVQTPVQQGNTGTSATVQTPVQQGNTGTPATPATTAQPPLTTGSPTMGKGQFSLGIRHSSDVIARISLKPRRSNGYLRERFIGDFRYKPNQRAKFMQGIYPGDRIVVRLYDLENRAIGYSEFELLFENTAVNLVVPSDPAQSRALRTVYGMDTNADGSIDPGTVVYDYFTKISSAPAGAESVSFLTNLDTIDTSRFQAEGLLAPPRTSIYTPSLESGAFSLANRTVNLFGSDLAPALIAQPGKVVQVINLSDSSTLTYDVSQLAGQYRDEGVSQGIQVRFPDVPADHWAKDFIAELAAKEVLKGFLDGTFRPNEQVTRAEFAAMIRKAFNKPKTRNAVAFADVPASHWAAGAIREAYEMGFFEQGNFNPDKKLDRLDILTILAKGLNYSAKGSPDSILQVYSDSGAIPGDARTLIAAATEQGLVVNYPNLKVLNPKQMATRAEVAAFLYQALASTGDVARIASPYVVGGAAGAGGKGSSNQP; encoded by the coding sequence ATGAAACAGAGTTCTTTTGCTTTACTGAGCAGGATTATTATCGTTGCCGCCGGCCTTACCCTGGCCACTTCTGCGCCGCCCGGGTTCAGTGCCACAACTGCAAAAACTGGACAAACCCCAGCAAAACCGGCACCCCAGCAGCCATCCGAGATTGAAAAGCCGGCTCTGCTTTCTCAGTGGCAAGAAAGCTGGGATACTGCTGTGATCATGGCCCCCATGATTACAAATCAAGAAGCAACCGGGTTTACAATCCAGCTACAGGTGCTCAACAAGCCGGCAACAACCTACGCGAATGCCGTTTATCAACTGTTTGTCCGTCAAAATGATCGATGGCTGCCGGTTTATACCAGCACCGGCGCACGACTGCTTGCCAATGAAGCCGGCTCAGTTGCCTTAGAACCAGAAGTTATTCCCATCACACAGCTGGCTAAGGTGCTAGGTAACGACGCAAATATGGGCAATTTGGCTCTCAAAGCAGTGGTGCAGTTGCGATATGACCTCCAAAGCGGCGCGAAGGAGCAACAGCTACAGCTAGAGACAACCCAATCCTACGGCTTGACGAAACTGGCCACAACTGCCCAACAAGGCAACACCGGCACGCCTACCACGGTACAAACTCCCGTCCAGCAAGGCAACACCGGCACGTCTGCCACGGTACAAACTCCCGTCCAGCAAGGCAACACCGGCACGCCTGCCACACCCGCTACAACCGCTCAGCCGCCTTTAACAACGGGTTCCCCGACGATGGGAAAAGGGCAATTCAGCCTAGGCATCCGTCATTCCTCCGATGTGATTGCTCGCATTTCCCTGAAACCAAGGCGAAGCAACGGCTATTTACGAGAACGCTTTATCGGCGATTTTCGTTACAAGCCCAACCAACGCGCTAAATTCATGCAGGGGATTTATCCGGGTGATCGCATTGTCGTGCGCTTGTACGATTTGGAAAACCGCGCGATTGGTTACAGCGAGTTTGAACTGCTATTTGAAAACACAGCAGTTAACTTGGTCGTGCCCAGTGATCCCGCTCAATCCCGTGCGCTGCGGACTGTCTACGGGATGGACACCAACGCTGATGGCTCAATTGATCCCGGCACTGTTGTCTACGACTATTTCACTAAAATTAGCAGCGCTCCTGCCGGCGCTGAAAGTGTTAGCTTCCTCACCAATTTAGATACGATTGACACCAGCCGGTTTCAAGCTGAGGGGTTACTCGCACCGCCTCGCACCAGCATTTACACGCCTTCCTTGGAAAGTGGGGCTTTTTCTTTAGCGAATCGTACCGTTAACCTATTCGGCTCAGATTTGGCACCGGCTTTAATCGCTCAACCGGGGAAAGTGGTTCAGGTTATTAACCTCAGCGATAGCAGCACCTTAACTTATGACGTGAGCCAGTTGGCGGGACAGTATCGTGATGAAGGCGTCAGTCAAGGGATTCAAGTGCGCTTTCCCGATGTGCCGGCAGATCACTGGGCCAAAGATTTTATTGCCGAGTTAGCCGCAAAGGAAGTTCTCAAAGGCTTTCTTGATGGCACCTTTCGCCCAAATGAGCAGGTGACGCGGGCGGAGTTTGCCGCCATGATTCGCAAAGCGTTTAATAAGCCCAAAACTCGCAATGCGGTTGCGTTTGCCGACGTGCCGGCTAGTCACTGGGCAGCCGGTGCCATTCGCGAAGCTTATGAAATGGGCTTTTTTGAACAAGGAAACTTTAACCCGGATAAAAAGCTAGATCGGCTTGACATTTTGACGATATTAGCCAAAGGATTGAACTACTCGGCCAAAGGCTCTCCTGACTCGATTTTGCAGGTGTACAGCGATAGCGGTGCCATTCCTGGGGATGCCCGAACTTTAATCGCAGCGGCAACGGAACAAGGCTTGGTGGTTAATTATCCCAATCTTAAGGTACTCAATCCCAAGCAAATGGCAACGCGGGCTGAGGTTGCGGCGTTTCTCTACCAAGCGCTGGCGAGCACCGGCGATGTGGCGAGGATCGCTTCACCCTACGTCGTGGGAGGGGCGGCAGGTGCCGGCGGTAAAGGTTCCAGCAATCAGCCTTAG
- a CDS encoding ATP-binding sensor histidine kinase gives MTPVAQQLPIISGYTLVEQLYLGSRTAVYRGVQNSQQCPVVIKTLRHDYPSFSELVQFRNQYAIAKNLDIPGIVQPISLEPYANGYALVMEDIGGISLRHYIHASPLTVEQFWPIALQVVDVLHQLYQQRIIHKDIKPANILIQPETGQIKVIDFSIASLLPRETQEIQNPNVLEGTLAYISPEQTGRMNRGIDYRSDFYSLGITFFELLTGQLPFPADEPMEMVHAHLAKQPLSVCDLNPDLPIILGEIIRKLVAKNAEDRYQSALGLKHDLMRCQQEYQGAGKLIWFQLGERDISDRFLIPEKLYGREQEVYTLLDAFGRVANGASELMLVAGFSGIGKTAIVNEVHKPIVRWHGYFIKGKFDQFNRNLPFSAFVQAFRDLMGQLLSSDDAQLQAWKAKILAAVGDNGQVLIEVIPELEQVLGQQPPVPELSGSAAQNRFNLLFQKFITVFTTPEHPLVIFLDDLQWSDSASLNLLKLLLTERDRGYLFIIGAYRDNEVFPTHPLMLMLDEIKKAQTLIHTLTLEPLSQADVNQLTADTLSCSIELAQPLTELVYQKTKGNPFFLTQFLKALHEDGYISFDYQVGHWQCDLATVKLLALTDDVVEFMALQLQKLPVATQTVLKLAACVGAQFDLATLAIIKEQSPEDTAIDLWKALQEGVILPITEVYKFYQPAELKVAEVYQAATFNCSYRFLHDRVQQAAYSLIPDEQKQTTHYQIGQLLLRQVSPAAREERIFEIVNQLNYGTTLVEEQQERDELAQLNLTACHKARSATAYQAAREYAKVGLELLGTDAWHRHYEMALSLYNLAAEVAFLVGDFEQMDQWIKSVIHHAKTPLEQVQVYQVRIQALVARNQFLEAIAIGQSVFQMLGVNLPDETTLEDIRQVKQEIDALIEGRSIESFLHLPAMTDRQQLAIMQNAARLTPVCYMTGSKLYFLVVALQVKLSIQFGNSPVSAYCYAGYAFQLRTLWSDMSKVPQFGQLAYQLASEPDAKNIRAATALLMGGYVGHWTIHLQETLPILLEGYQAGLETGNLEFMGYDAQLYCFNAYWCGQPLAELEPQIRAYYQQLCDLHQVTAANCVLAYWQAAQILLGQSEDEIPLRQDAYEEKVLAEAKVDFYRLSFFYLYRFTLNYWLEDFAKAEHDGAQTRHYLAGGMGSIVEPIFYFYDSLNVLATPPESISESEPRWQRMQENQAKLKDWADYGPMNYLHKYHLVEAQKHQLLNCKTEALEFYDLAIKGAKENGYIQEEALANELAAKFYLEWGKEKIAQTYMQEAYYGYARWGAEAKINDLEKRYPQLLKPILQQQELNFNPLETITTLTRNSVSLSTHTSTSTTSISDALDFASILKAAQAISSSIKLDELITSLTRILLETSGAKKAVLILPEKNTWQVRAITSIHLDSNSSAYIQTILESQPVELCQDIPKKIIYYVKNTQQKIFIDNLQTDIPGVMGEYMLTYQPQSVFCLPILNQKNLVGILYLENQLTRGVFTKERLKVINLLASQVAISLENARLYQEAQQALQDLQQAQLQIVQSEKMSALGNLVAGVAHEINNPVGFIAGNLDPAQDYIQDLFRLIDLYQKKLPNPDTELADEIEAIDIEYLQEDLPKLIDSMKLGVERIRNISTSLRTFSRADKDYKVPFNIHEGIDSTILILKHRLKANDDRPAIKVVTEYGNLSAVECFPGQLNQVFMNLLANAIDALEDSNQGHSFKEIQASPNCITIRTEMKDNEWVMINIADNGSGMTEAVKQRIFDHLFTTKAVGQGTGLGLAIARQIVVEKHGGRLEVQSELGQGTEFSIFLPVRS, from the coding sequence ATGACTCCTGTAGCACAGCAACTGCCAATAATTTCTGGCTATACCTTGGTCGAGCAACTGTATCTAGGTTCCAGGACGGCTGTCTATCGAGGAGTGCAAAACTCGCAGCAATGTCCGGTGGTGATTAAGACATTGCGGCACGACTATCCCAGTTTCAGCGAATTGGTGCAGTTTCGTAATCAGTATGCGATCGCTAAAAATCTCGACATCCCAGGCATTGTCCAACCGATTAGTCTAGAACCTTATGCCAATGGCTATGCCTTGGTGATGGAAGACATCGGTGGCATCTCCCTACGTCATTACATTCATGCTTCCCCTCTGACTGTCGAACAATTCTGGCCAATTGCCCTGCAGGTTGTGGATGTCCTCCACCAGCTCTATCAGCAACGAATTATTCACAAAGATATTAAACCAGCCAATATTCTGATTCAGCCAGAAACTGGGCAGATTAAGGTAATTGACTTTAGCATTGCTTCCCTCCTGCCCCGTGAAACTCAAGAGATTCAAAATCCCAACGTTTTAGAAGGAACCCTAGCCTACATCTCACCGGAACAAACTGGACGGATGAACCGGGGGATTGACTATCGCAGCGATTTTTATTCCTTGGGAATTACCTTTTTTGAACTGCTCACGGGACAGTTACCATTCCCAGCTGACGAGCCAATGGAAATGGTTCATGCCCATCTCGCTAAGCAACCACTCTCTGTCTGCGATCTCAACCCTGATTTGCCCATCATACTCGGTGAAATCATTCGCAAACTGGTGGCCAAGAATGCCGAAGATCGCTATCAAAGTGCCCTCGGTCTTAAGCATGATTTGATGCGATGCCAGCAAGAGTATCAGGGTGCGGGCAAACTCATTTGGTTTCAGCTAGGTGAACGGGATATCAGTGATCGCTTTTTGATTCCCGAAAAACTCTACGGACGAGAACAAGAAGTTTATACCTTGCTTGATGCTTTTGGACGAGTTGCCAACGGAGCCTCCGAACTAATGCTGGTGGCAGGTTTTTCCGGCATTGGTAAAACCGCCATCGTCAATGAAGTGCATAAGCCGATTGTGCGGTGGCATGGCTATTTCATCAAAGGCAAGTTTGACCAATTTAACCGCAATCTTCCGTTTAGCGCCTTTGTCCAAGCCTTCCGCGACCTAATGGGTCAACTGCTGAGCAGTGATGACGCACAGTTGCAAGCATGGAAAGCGAAGATCCTAGCGGCAGTAGGTGACAATGGCCAGGTGCTAATTGAGGTGATTCCTGAACTCGAACAGGTACTTGGCCAGCAACCGCCGGTGCCAGAACTCTCCGGCAGCGCCGCTCAGAACCGTTTCAATCTGCTGTTCCAGAAATTCATCACAGTGTTCACCACGCCAGAGCATCCACTGGTCATTTTCCTCGATGACTTGCAGTGGTCTGATTCGGCTTCTCTGAATTTGCTGAAGCTACTGCTGACAGAACGTGATCGTGGTTATCTGTTCATCATAGGAGCCTATCGGGATAACGAGGTATTCCCGACTCACCCTTTGATGCTGATGCTCGACGAGATTAAAAAAGCTCAAACCCTGATCCATACCCTCACACTGGAACCCCTCAGCCAAGCGGATGTGAATCAGTTAACGGCAGATACACTGAGTTGCTCGATTGAACTGGCTCAGCCGCTGACGGAGTTGGTCTATCAAAAAACCAAGGGTAATCCCTTCTTCCTCACCCAATTTCTCAAAGCGCTGCATGAGGACGGCTATATTTCGTTTGACTACCAGGTAGGACATTGGCAGTGCGACTTGGCAACGGTGAAGTTACTTGCGCTCACGGATGATGTTGTCGAGTTTATGGCACTTCAGTTGCAAAAATTGCCGGTTGCAACCCAGACTGTTTTGAAACTGGCGGCTTGCGTTGGCGCTCAGTTCGATTTGGCGACCCTGGCGATTATCAAGGAGCAATCACCCGAAGATACCGCTATCGACCTCTGGAAAGCCTTGCAAGAAGGCGTGATTTTACCCATCACCGAGGTCTATAAGTTTTATCAGCCGGCAGAACTGAAGGTGGCTGAAGTCTACCAGGCAGCAACGTTTAACTGTTCCTATCGCTTTCTCCATGATCGCGTTCAGCAAGCTGCCTATTCCCTCATCCCTGACGAGCAAAAACAGACGACTCACTACCAAATCGGACAACTTTTGCTGCGACAAGTTTCCCCAGCCGCCAGAGAAGAGCGCATCTTTGAAATCGTCAATCAGTTGAACTATGGAACCACACTGGTTGAGGAACAACAGGAACGGGATGAACTCGCACAACTCAACCTAACTGCTTGCCACAAAGCGAGATCCGCCACCGCTTATCAAGCTGCCCGTGAATATGCCAAAGTGGGTTTGGAACTACTAGGAACAGACGCTTGGCACCGGCACTATGAAATGGCGCTATCCCTATATAACTTAGCTGCCGAGGTCGCTTTCTTAGTAGGCGATTTTGAGCAGATGGATCAGTGGATTAAATCGGTGATTCATCATGCGAAAACGCCTTTAGAACAGGTGCAAGTTTATCAAGTCAGAATCCAAGCATTGGTCGCCCGCAATCAATTTTTAGAGGCGATCGCGATCGGTCAATCGGTCTTCCAAATGTTGGGCGTGAACCTGCCAGACGAAACAACACTAGAGGATATTCGGCAGGTGAAGCAGGAAATCGATGCCTTAATTGAGGGTCGCTCCATTGAGTCATTCCTTCATCTGCCGGCAATGACCGATCGCCAGCAGCTCGCCATTATGCAAAATGCGGCTCGGCTGACACCCGTCTGTTACATGACCGGCTCAAAGCTCTATTTCCTGGTCGTTGCGCTACAAGTCAAGTTGTCGATTCAATTTGGCAATAGTCCGGTTTCGGCCTATTGCTATGCCGGTTATGCCTTCCAACTCAGAACCTTGTGGTCAGACATGAGCAAGGTGCCTCAGTTTGGGCAACTAGCATACCAACTCGCCTCAGAGCCAGATGCCAAAAATATTCGAGCCGCAACAGCCCTGTTGATGGGGGGATATGTGGGACACTGGACGATCCATCTGCAAGAAACCCTGCCCATTCTGCTGGAAGGCTATCAAGCTGGATTAGAAACCGGCAATCTAGAATTTATGGGCTACGACGCACAGTTGTACTGCTTCAATGCTTATTGGTGCGGTCAACCGCTCGCTGAACTCGAACCGCAAATTCGCGCCTATTACCAACAGTTGTGCGACCTCCACCAAGTCACAGCAGCAAACTGTGTGTTGGCGTACTGGCAGGCGGCTCAAATTCTCTTGGGTCAGTCAGAGGACGAAATTCCCTTACGCCAGGATGCCTATGAAGAAAAAGTCCTGGCTGAGGCCAAAGTCGATTTTTACCGGCTATCCTTCTTCTACCTATATCGATTCACCTTGAATTACTGGCTGGAAGACTTTGCTAAAGCCGAACACGACGGCGCTCAAACGCGACACTATTTGGCTGGAGGGATGGGAAGTATCGTTGAACCGATCTTCTACTTCTATGATTCTCTGAATGTGCTAGCCACTCCTCCTGAATCGATATCGGAGTCAGAGCCACGATGGCAGCGAATGCAAGAAAATCAAGCCAAGCTAAAAGACTGGGCAGATTATGGCCCTATGAATTACTTGCACAAATATCATTTAGTTGAAGCCCAAAAGCATCAACTCCTTAATTGCAAAACAGAAGCTCTAGAATTTTATGATTTAGCAATTAAAGGAGCCAAGGAAAACGGTTATATCCAAGAGGAAGCATTAGCCAACGAACTCGCCGCCAAATTTTACTTGGAATGGGGCAAAGAAAAAATTGCTCAAACTTATATGCAGGAAGCCTACTACGGTTATGCTCGCTGGGGCGCAGAAGCGAAAATCAATGACCTAGAAAAACGCTATCCTCAACTCCTTAAACCCATCTTGCAACAGCAAGAACTCAATTTCAATCCCTTAGAAACTATTACCACTTTAACTCGGAATTCTGTGTCGTTATCGACTCACACTTCCACCAGCACTACGAGTATTTCTGATGCTCTTGATTTCGCCTCCATCCTTAAAGCTGCCCAAGCGATTTCTAGTAGTATTAAACTCGATGAATTGATTACTAGCTTAACCAGAATTCTCTTAGAAACTTCTGGAGCCAAAAAAGCGGTACTCATTTTACCCGAAAAAAATACATGGCAAGTTAGGGCAATTACCTCGATTCATCTTGACAGCAATTCCTCGGCTTATATCCAAACTATCCTTGAATCACAACCTGTAGAGCTTTGTCAAGATATTCCCAAGAAAATTATCTATTACGTTAAGAATACTCAACAAAAAATTTTCATCGATAACTTGCAAACAGACATTCCTGGGGTTATGGGAGAATATATGCTCACCTATCAACCCCAGAGTGTATTTTGTCTACCGATTCTCAATCAAAAAAACCTAGTGGGAATACTTTATCTAGAAAATCAACTCACCAGAGGGGTATTTACCAAGGAGCGCTTAAAAGTCATTAATCTGCTGGCTTCTCAAGTTGCAATCTCTCTAGAGAATGCAAGACTCTATCAAGAAGCGCAACAAGCTTTACAAGATTTACAACAGGCACAATTACAAATTGTACAGAGCGAGAAAATGTCTGCTTTGGGGAATTTAGTTGCTGGAGTCGCTCACGAAATTAATAATCCAGTTGGTTTCATTGCCGGCAATCTAGACCCAGCACAAGACTATATTCAAGACTTGTTCAGACTGATCGACTTGTATCAGAAAAAACTACCCAATCCTGACACAGAACTTGCAGATGAAATTGAAGCAATCGATATAGAATATCTGCAAGAAGATTTGCCGAAATTAATCGACTCGATGAAATTGGGAGTAGAACGAATTCGTAATATCAGTACCAGCTTGCGAACGTTTTCCAGAGCGGATAAAGATTACAAAGTTCCCTTTAATATTCATGAAGGAATTGATAGTACAATTTTGATTCTCAAACACCGATTGAAAGCTAATGATGACCGACCGGCGATCAAAGTGGTCACAGAATATGGAAACTTGTCGGCAGTTGAATGCTTCCCTGGACAACTCAATCAGGTGTTTATGAATCTCCTTGCCAATGCGATTGATGCCCTGGAAGACTCGAATCAGGGACATAGTTTTAAGGAGATTCAAGCAAGTCCCAATTGCATCACGATTCGGACAGAAATGAAAGATAACGAGTGGGTGATGATTAACATTGCTGATAATGGTAGTGGCATGACAGAAGCGGTGAAGCAGCGCATTTTTGACCATCTGTTTACCACGAAAGCGGTGGGTCAGGGAACAGGATTAGGATTAGCGATTGCCCGTCAGATTGTGGTCGAGAAACATGGTGGCCGGCTGGAAGTCCAGTCGGAATTGGGACAAGGCACTGAGTTTTCCATCTTCCTCCCAGTTCGGAGTTAA
- a CDS encoding helix-turn-helix domain-containing protein → MANQIKLDISETAVELKTLLKKESNLQKKERLQALYLLKSGQVTTLEALSKLLVKDPSTIYRWFQKYKTDGLSGLLKLYKPAGKPCSLPAEAIERLKQKLQNPEVFRTYGDIQLWLRDECGVDVDYYVVYRTVRYKLKAKMKLAKNSVKSSL, encoded by the coding sequence ATGGCGAACCAGATCAAATTAGACATCTCTGAAACCGCCGTCGAACTCAAGACTCTTCTCAAGAAAGAGAGTAACCTTCAAAAAAAAGAAAGGCTCCAGGCTCTGTACTTGCTGAAGTCGGGTCAAGTCACCACGTTGGAAGCCCTCTCTAAATTGTTAGTCAAAGATCCTTCAACGATTTATCGTTGGTTTCAAAAATATAAAACTGACGGATTATCAGGCTTACTAAAGCTTTATAAGCCTGCCGGCAAACCTTGTTCTCTGCCGGCAGAAGCCATAGAACGCCTTAAGCAAAAACTCCAAAATCCAGAGGTATTCAGAACCTATGGAGATATTCAATTATGGCTTCGGGACGAATGCGGAGTAGATGTTGATTACTATGTGGTTTACCGAACCGTTCGCTATAAGCTAAAAGCAAAGATGAAACTGGCAAAGAATTCGGTTAAATCGTCTCTCTAA
- a CDS encoding ATP-binding protein — translation MTLDIQKFYKAVNPSKTVTGENESGDLYYIDLTPARGRRLIDEFKQTITQARFQPTCQLFTAHIGCWKEIELRRLQVELDVQGFHIVYCNASQDLELVDVDISDILLVIAGQVSESLEKLQINLQPQRLKALLKPAAELSQTLFELEEAGFSLSAGIRKITTKAKDNLQLRSELRSYLEPQINNLLQAINQELLEPATQELKQRGKKGLVVIVDNLERVDLRRLPSGRTQPEYLFIDRGKQLSQFHCHVIYTLLLALVYSPDSDKLIDNFGREPKVLPMVPVRRRDGGNCEEGMALLQQVVLVRAFPDVDPQQRLNFITEVFDTPETLNRLCFISGGHVRNLLALLYRCILKGDLPIPHQRLESIIQERCKELIRAVESNEWELLRQVARDKTIKDNTEYQILRCSQFIFEYQDERGRWFDVNPILVEAEQFKT, via the coding sequence TTGACATTAGATATCCAGAAATTTTATAAAGCGGTTAACCCCAGCAAGACAGTAACGGGAGAAAATGAGAGCGGCGATCTTTACTATATCGATTTGACGCCGGCTCGAGGTCGTCGGCTGATTGACGAATTCAAGCAAACAATTACCCAGGCACGCTTTCAGCCAACCTGTCAGCTATTTACTGCACATATTGGCTGCTGGAAAGAAATAGAACTGCGCCGGCTGCAAGTTGAGTTGGATGTGCAAGGATTTCATATTGTCTATTGCAACGCCAGCCAAGATTTAGAGCTGGTAGATGTTGATATTAGTGATATTTTGCTGGTAATTGCCGGTCAGGTGAGTGAAAGCCTTGAGAAGCTTCAAATTAATCTGCAACCGCAACGCTTGAAAGCCTTACTCAAACCCGCAGCAGAGTTGTCGCAAACACTTTTTGAACTAGAAGAAGCCGGGTTTTCGCTATCTGCCGGCATTCGGAAAATTACCACTAAAGCGAAAGACAATCTCCAACTTCGCTCTGAATTAAGGAGCTATCTGGAACCTCAAATTAACAACCTTTTGCAAGCAATCAATCAAGAACTACTTGAACCGGCAACCCAGGAACTCAAACAGCGCGGCAAAAAAGGATTAGTTGTGATTGTAGATAACTTGGAACGGGTCGATCTCCGCCGCTTGCCTTCGGGACGCACCCAGCCAGAATATCTGTTTATTGACAGAGGTAAACAATTAAGCCAATTTCACTGCCACGTTATTTACACCCTTCTCTTGGCGCTGGTTTACTCGCCAGACTCAGACAAACTAATCGACAACTTTGGCAGGGAACCGAAAGTATTACCAATGGTGCCTGTGCGCCGGCGGGATGGAGGCAACTGCGAGGAGGGAATGGCGCTGCTGCAACAAGTGGTGCTGGTGAGGGCGTTTCCCGATGTTGACCCGCAGCAACGGTTAAACTTCATAACAGAGGTATTTGATACGCCTGAAACTCTAAACCGGCTGTGTTTTATCAGTGGCGGTCATGTTCGAAACTTATTAGCGCTACTGTATCGTTGTATTCTCAAAGGCGATCTACCTATCCCGCATCAGCGTTTAGAAAGCATTATTCAAGAACGCTGCAAAGAACTGATTCGAGCAGTTGAATCCAATGAATGGGAACTGCTGCGCCAAGTTGCGCGAGACAAAACTATTAAAGACAATACCGAATATCAAATCTTGCGATGCAGTCAGTTTATATTTGAATATCAAGATGAACGGGGACGCTGGTTTGATGTGAATCCGATTTTAGTAGAAGCCGAGCAATTTAAAACATAG